A window of the Oryza brachyantha chromosome 5, ObraRS2, whole genome shotgun sequence genome harbors these coding sequences:
- the LOC102720607 gene encoding GDSL esterase/lipase At1g71691-like translates to MLSSVSAAAMAGGSAAASSAVVLLLLLLLGWGGAAAAQVVFPPWNGTFPMGPNGGGSGGGGGGGGAATVPAMFVFGDSLTDNGNNNDMTSLAKANYLPYGIDFAGGPTGRFSNGYTMVDEIAELLGLPLLPSHNDATGDAALHGVNYASAAAGILDNTGQNFVGRTPFNGQIKNFEATLDQVRRRLGAGELARSIFYVGMGSNDYLNNYLMPNYNTRNEYNGDQYSTLLVQQYTKQLTRLYNLGARRFVIAGVGSMACIPNMRARNPANMCSPDVDDLIVPFNSKVRSMVNTLNVNLPRARFIFVDTYAMISEVLRNPWSYGFSVVDRGCCGIGRNRGMITCLPFQRPCLDRNAYIFWDAFHPTERVNVLLGRAAYSGGADLVHPINIQQLAAWQP, encoded by the exons ATGCTCAGCTCGGTCTCGGCTGCTGCAATGGCCGGCGGTAGCGCAGCCGCGAGCTCCGCGGtcgtcctgctgctgctgctgctcctgggctggggcggcgcggcggcggcgcaggtggTGTTCCCGCCGTGGAACGGCACGTTCCCGATGGGGCCGAACggcggagggagcggcgggggaggtggcggcggcggcgcggcgacggtgccGGCGATGTTCGTGTTCGGGGACTCGCTGACGGACAACGGCAACAACAACGACATGACGTCGCTGGCCAAGGCCAACTACCTGCCCTACGGCATCGACTTCGCCGGCGGTCCCACCGGCCGCTTCTCCAACGGCTACACCATGGTCGACGAGATAG CTGAGCTGCTTGGGCTGCCGCTCCTGCCTTCGCACAACGACGccaccggcgacgccgcgcTCCACGGCGTGAACTACGCATCCGCCGCGGCCGGGATCCTGGACAACACCGGCCAGAACTTC GTTGGGCGCACCCCGTTCAACGGGCAGATCAAGAACTTCGAGGCGACGCTGGACCAGGTCCGCCGGCGGCtgggcgccggcgagctggcACGCAGCATCTTCTACGTGGGCATGGGCAGCAACGACTACCTCAACAACTACCTCATGCCCAACTACAACACCCGCAACGAGTACAACGGCGACCAGTACTCCACGCTCCTCGTGCAGCAGTACACCAAGCAGCTCACC AGGCTGTACAACCTGGGGGCGCGGCGGTTCGTGATCGCCGGCGTGGGGTCGATGGCGTGCATCCCCAACATGCGGGCGCGCAACCCGGCCAACATGTGCTCGCCGGACGTCGACGACCTCATCGTCCCCTTCAACAGCAAGGTGAGGTCCATGGTGAACACGCTCAACGTCAACCTGCCCCGCGCCAGGTTCATCTTCGTCGACACCTACGCCATGATCTCCGAGGTCCTCCGCAACCCGTGGTCCTACG ggTTCAGCGTGGTGGACAGGGGGTGCTGCGGGATCGGGAGGAACAGGGGGATGATCACGTGCCTGCCGTTCCAGCGGCCGTGCCTGGACAGGAACGCCTACATCTTCTGGGACGCCTTCCACCCGACGGAGCGGGTGAACGTGCTGCTCGGCAGGGCGGCCTactccggcggcgccgacctcGTCCACCCCATCAACATCCAGCAGCTTGCCGCCTGGCAGCCGTAG
- the LOC102708619 gene encoding KH domain-containing protein At1g09660/At1g09670-like isoform X1, with protein sequence MDERIPPPPFFQFSPSGAHSSPHHQSPLRSPASERERYLAELLAERQKLAPFMQVLPFCNRLLNQEILRASSLPPNPNFVDPERVNLGSPLRLTGRPMNGQPMDLEGWSGMQTEHMVVPQSPSMGWNGAPGVAGGPVVKKVVRIDVPVDKYPNYNFVGRLLGPRGNSLKRVEATTQCRVYIRGRGSVKDSVKEDKLRDKPGYEHLNDPLHVLVESEFPSDIVDVRLNQAVAILEDLLKPVDESMDYYKKQQLRELAILNGTLREESPSPHLSPSVSPFNSTGMKRAKTGR encoded by the exons ATGGATGAGAGGATCCCACCGCCCCCTTTCTTCCAGTTCTCACCGTCCGGTGCCCATTCTTCTCCTCACCATCAGAGCCCCTTGAGGTCTCCTGCCTCTGAGAGGGAGAG ATATCTTGCTGAGTTACTTGCTGAGAGGCAGAAGTTAGCCCCGTTCATGCAAGTTCTTCCATTTTGTAACAGGCTTTTAAACCAAG AGATTTTGCGGGCATCTTCTTTGCCACCTAACCCAAATTTTGTTGATCCTGAGAGAGTCAATCTTGGTAGCCCACTAAGGTTAACTGGCCGCCCTATGAATGGTCAACCAATGGATCTGGAGGGATGGTCAGGAATGCAAACAGAG CATATGGTGGTACCCCAATCACCATCCATGGGCTGGAATGGTGCTCCTGGAGTTGCTGGAGGCCCTGTTGTTAAGAAAGTTGTCAGGATTGATGTTCCTGTTGACAAGTATCCCAAT TACAACTTTGTTGGCCGTTTGTTGGGGCCACGAGGAAACTCTCTGAAAAGAGTTGAAGCTACCACCCAATGTAGAGTCTATATTCGTGGACGGGGTTCAGTGAAAGATTCTGTTAAG GAAGACAAACTTAGGGATAAGCCTGGCTATGAGCACTTAAATGATCCACTGCATGTACTTGTGGAATCTGAGTTTCCATCGGATATCGTTGATGTACGACTAAACCAAGCCGTGGCCATCCTGGAGGATCTTCTGAAACCAGTT GATGAATCCATGGACTACTACAAGAAACAACAGCTGCGGGAACTGGCAATTTTGAATGGCACTCTAAGGGAGGAGAGCCCAAGCCCCCACCTTAGTCCCAGTGTATCCCCCTTCAACTCAACTGGGATGAAACGTGCAAAGACAGGACGGTGA
- the LOC121054447 gene encoding uncharacterized protein LOC121054447: MRRPHTGCGRSSTAAFLLAAAAICVQFATGLAGDTDKKAEAQSKGHTGQTVLFVLLGVGAVFLVSFLLFKYWQKKKREEQHARLLKLFEEDDDIEVELGLRD; encoded by the exons ATGAGGCGGCCGCACACGGGGTGCGGCAGATCCAGCACGGCCGctttcctcctcgccgccgcggcgatctGCGTCCAGTTCGCGACAG GGTTAGCTGGTGATACTGATAAGAAAGCTGAAGCTCAGTCAAAAGGTCATACTGGGCAAACAGTTTTATTTGTCCTGCTAGGGGTTGGAGCAGTCTTCCTGGTGTCATTTTTGCTTTTCAAGTATtggcagaagaagaaaagagaggaacAACATGCACGCCTTCTGAAGCTATTTGAAGAGGACGATGACATTGAGGTTGAGCTTGGTCTTAGAGATTGA
- the LOC102708619 gene encoding KH domain-containing protein At1g09660/At1g09670-like isoform X2 has product MDERIPPPPFFQFSPSGAHSSPHHQSPLRSPASERERYLAELLAERQKLAPFMQVLPFCNRLLNQEILRASSLPPNPNFVDPERVNLGSPLRLTGRPMNGQPMDLEGWSGMQTEHMVVPQSPSMGWNGAPGVAGGPVVKKVVRIDVPVDKYPNEDKLRDKPGYEHLNDPLHVLVESEFPSDIVDVRLNQAVAILEDLLKPVDESMDYYKKQQLRELAILNGTLREESPSPHLSPSVSPFNSTGMKRAKTGR; this is encoded by the exons ATGGATGAGAGGATCCCACCGCCCCCTTTCTTCCAGTTCTCACCGTCCGGTGCCCATTCTTCTCCTCACCATCAGAGCCCCTTGAGGTCTCCTGCCTCTGAGAGGGAGAG ATATCTTGCTGAGTTACTTGCTGAGAGGCAGAAGTTAGCCCCGTTCATGCAAGTTCTTCCATTTTGTAACAGGCTTTTAAACCAAG AGATTTTGCGGGCATCTTCTTTGCCACCTAACCCAAATTTTGTTGATCCTGAGAGAGTCAATCTTGGTAGCCCACTAAGGTTAACTGGCCGCCCTATGAATGGTCAACCAATGGATCTGGAGGGATGGTCAGGAATGCAAACAGAG CATATGGTGGTACCCCAATCACCATCCATGGGCTGGAATGGTGCTCCTGGAGTTGCTGGAGGCCCTGTTGTTAAGAAAGTTGTCAGGATTGATGTTCCTGTTGACAAGTATCCCAAT GAAGACAAACTTAGGGATAAGCCTGGCTATGAGCACTTAAATGATCCACTGCATGTACTTGTGGAATCTGAGTTTCCATCGGATATCGTTGATGTACGACTAAACCAAGCCGTGGCCATCCTGGAGGATCTTCTGAAACCAGTT GATGAATCCATGGACTACTACAAGAAACAACAGCTGCGGGAACTGGCAATTTTGAATGGCACTCTAAGGGAGGAGAGCCCAAGCCCCCACCTTAGTCCCAGTGTATCCCCCTTCAACTCAACTGGGATGAAACGTGCAAAGACAGGACGGTGA